In Sporosarcina psychrophila, a genomic segment contains:
- a CDS encoding LysR family transcriptional regulator gives MSLVKFEIFSTVVESGSLKQAAEIHGLTQSAVSHAIASLESEWGFTILIRGRAGIKLTSNGERVLRHIHEMLKWNEQMMQEIANIKGLEIGTVRIGTFSSVSVQWLPEILKSFNADLPAIEIKLLEGDYDTLEHWIATGAVDFGFVSLPTSKSFEVIFLKKDRMLCILPDEHRLANQQEVSFADIKEEMLIMSKKGSDNDLKRIFHENNVTPHIKFELADDQAIISMVQNGMGISILPEMVLYRVPHNVRILSLEGEHYRSIGIAAPSFNTISPAAQKVIDYMKAWLKNS, from the coding sequence TTGTCACTGGTCAAGTTTGAAATATTTAGCACTGTTGTAGAATCAGGGAGTCTCAAACAAGCAGCAGAGATCCATGGGTTAACGCAATCCGCCGTGAGTCATGCAATTGCCAGCCTTGAATCCGAATGGGGATTTACAATCTTGATTAGAGGACGTGCGGGGATCAAGTTGACTAGTAATGGAGAACGCGTATTAAGGCATATCCATGAAATGTTAAAGTGGAATGAACAAATGATGCAAGAAATAGCGAATATTAAGGGTCTTGAAATTGGCACCGTCCGCATTGGAACTTTTTCGAGTGTTTCCGTTCAATGGCTACCAGAAATCCTGAAAAGTTTTAATGCAGATCTACCTGCTATCGAAATCAAGTTGTTAGAGGGGGATTACGATACGCTTGAGCATTGGATCGCAACGGGTGCGGTTGATTTTGGGTTTGTCTCATTACCGACTTCGAAGTCATTTGAAGTGATTTTCTTAAAAAAAGACCGTATGCTGTGCATTCTTCCTGACGAGCATCGCCTCGCAAACCAACAGGAGGTCAGTTTTGCAGACATTAAAGAAGAGATGCTGATTATGTCGAAGAAAGGGAGCGATAATGATTTAAAGCGGATTTTTCATGAAAACAATGTAACCCCTCATATTAAATTTGAACTTGCGGATGATCAAGCAATCATTTCGATGGTTCAAAATGGGATGGGAATTAGTATTCTTCCTGAAATGGTTTTGTACCGTGTTCCGCATAATGTTCGCATCCTGAGCTTGGAAGGAGAACATTATCGCTCCATCGGTATTGCAGCCCCATCCTTCAACACTATTTCTCCAGCAGCGCAAAAAGTTATTGACTATATGAAAGCATGGTTGAAGAACTCCTAG
- a CDS encoding DMT family transporter: MNGTGGCKTDNPISRGTQVKADLMMVMVTMLWGASYLFMKMGLHSIQEYNLIALRFGIAFLVAALVFYRRLLKIDGKTITYGFLLGSLLFLCTSAVVSGLKTTSVSNAGFLFSLAVIFVPLLVALFSRKKPKKRVMISLCISITGIGLLTLNQTFHIHAGDFLCILGALFYALHIIVTGKATKNVDAISIGIIQLGVAGAWGLLFSLLFEKPQLPSNIESWSAILALSILCSAVGFIGQAVAQKHTTPTRTGLIFSLEPVFAAFFAFIFVGEILTNKGYVGAVLVLLGVLAAEINLKKLLGRRNFLYTMSRSRESGL, from the coding sequence ATGAATGGAACTGGAGGGTGTAAGACGGATAATCCAATAAGTAGGGGCACACAAGTAAAAGCGGACTTGATGATGGTCATGGTGACAATGTTATGGGGTGCATCCTATTTGTTTATGAAGATGGGCCTCCATTCGATTCAAGAGTATAACCTAATTGCATTACGTTTTGGGATTGCTTTTCTTGTAGCTGCACTCGTATTTTATCGACGCCTTCTCAAAATTGATGGTAAAACGATCACATATGGATTTTTACTCGGATCGCTGTTATTCTTGTGCACTTCCGCTGTAGTAAGCGGTTTAAAAACGACTTCAGTTTCAAATGCCGGATTTTTATTTAGTCTCGCGGTTATCTTTGTTCCTTTGTTAGTAGCACTCTTTTCTCGAAAGAAACCTAAAAAAAGAGTGATGATTAGCTTGTGTATCTCGATTACAGGAATCGGTCTTTTAACGTTAAACCAGACATTCCACATCCATGCTGGCGATTTCTTGTGCATCTTAGGTGCCTTATTTTATGCCCTTCACATCATCGTTACAGGGAAAGCAACAAAAAATGTGGATGCCATCTCCATTGGGATCATACAGCTTGGGGTTGCAGGTGCATGGGGACTTCTCTTTTCACTATTATTTGAAAAACCACAACTTCCAAGCAACATCGAGTCATGGAGTGCGATTTTGGCATTAAGCATTCTGTGCAGTGCAGTTGGATTTATTGGCCAAGCTGTAGCCCAAAAACATACAACACCTACACGTACTGGTCTGATTTTTTCATTAGAGCCTGTATTTGCAGCATTCTTTGCTTTTATTTTCGTAGGTGAAATCCTTACAAATAAAGGATATGTAGGGGCTGTCCTGGTGTTACTCGGGGTACTTGCCGCGGAAATCAATTTAAAGAAATTACTGGGGAGAAGAAACTTTTTATATACAATGAGTCGGTCTAGGGAGAGCGGATTATAG
- a CDS encoding alpha/beta hydrolase — translation MSYTHVVKTIRHPLWENAYRITIAIPKERAPEEGYPVLYVLDGNAYGVLFENVVALQSLHTESTGVSLSVIVSIGYEQEDIFPPQRVYDFTPKSEVINLPEYPPGAPWPISGGAEHFLELLKEVKEIVRQMLDMNDEQQLIFGHSLGGLLLVQTLVREPQLFSHYYICSPSLWWNQEQVLQEALQISQVECAIFIAVEQEVKHRMYENARSLFCHLESLPLQSVQFHTSPHENHLSIVATSISQALRFLMTKK, via the coding sequence ATGAGTTATACACATGTAGTGAAAACAATACGTCACCCTTTGTGGGAAAATGCATATCGAATTACAATCGCAATTCCAAAGGAACGGGCACCAGAAGAAGGATACCCAGTCCTCTACGTTTTGGACGGTAACGCTTATGGTGTTCTCTTTGAAAATGTTGTGGCATTGCAGTCGCTACATACTGAAAGTACAGGTGTGTCTCTGTCGGTGATTGTATCGATTGGATATGAGCAAGAAGATATCTTTCCTCCTCAACGGGTATATGACTTCACACCAAAAAGTGAAGTTATCAACTTACCGGAATATCCTCCTGGAGCGCCTTGGCCTATTTCTGGAGGAGCAGAGCATTTTTTAGAACTATTAAAAGAAGTGAAAGAAATCGTTCGACAAATGCTTGATATGAATGATGAACAGCAACTTATATTTGGGCATTCTTTAGGTGGATTACTTCTTGTTCAGACGCTCGTTCGAGAACCTCAATTATTCTCACATTATTATATCTGTAGTCCGTCTCTTTGGTGGAATCAAGAGCAAGTATTACAAGAAGCTTTGCAGATCTCACAAGTAGAATGTGCGATTTTCATTGCAGTGGAGCAAGAGGTAAAACATCGGATGTATGAAAATGCACGGTCCTTATTTTGCCATTTAGAATCATTACCCTTACAATCGGTACAATTTCATACATCACCGCATGAAAATCATTTGTCAATCGTTGCAACGAGTATAAGTCAAGCATTGCGATTTTTAATGACTAAGAAATGA
- a CDS encoding FecCD family ABC transporter permease, giving the protein MVVLSLYKKNNKLFMYCLMIVLLLLSIIAGIGLGPSSIGFSKLIPTILGEGTFKEEFILFSVRMPRVFVLALAGMSLALSGAILQTLTRNDLADPGIIGINAGAGVAITVFYLFVDAKLEYYSYILPAVGFVGALIVAMFIFIFAVDKRNGIQPIKLVLMGVGFASALSGLMIILISGAKQEDVQFVAKWLSGNVWGADWPFILALLPWLIIAVPILYSKQKSMNLLALNETVAKGLGVSIKRDRILLLIIAVALAASAVSVVGSISFIGLIAPHIAKQLVGSKHQNFLFLSPLIGAAILVFADTIGRIIYSEATIPAGIIVAIIGAPYFLYLLRKKV; this is encoded by the coding sequence GTGGTCGTACTTTCTTTGTATAAAAAAAATAACAAGCTGTTTATGTATTGTTTAATGATCGTTTTACTACTACTAAGCATAATTGCAGGTATTGGCTTAGGCCCCTCTTCGATCGGATTTAGTAAACTTATTCCGACAATTTTAGGAGAAGGTACATTTAAAGAGGAATTCATCTTATTTTCAGTTCGTATGCCTCGTGTATTTGTTCTTGCTTTAGCCGGAATGTCACTTGCTTTATCTGGTGCGATTTTACAAACATTGACGAGAAACGATTTAGCTGATCCAGGGATTATTGGAATAAACGCTGGGGCAGGTGTTGCCATTACAGTGTTTTATTTATTTGTCGATGCTAAATTAGAATATTATTCCTATATATTACCGGCAGTTGGCTTTGTAGGCGCACTAATTGTAGCTATGTTTATATTTATTTTTGCAGTGGATAAACGAAATGGAATTCAACCAATAAAACTAGTTTTGATGGGTGTAGGATTTGCATCAGCCTTATCAGGTTTAATGATCATTTTAATCTCGGGTGCAAAACAAGAGGACGTACAATTTGTTGCAAAGTGGCTATCTGGAAATGTTTGGGGAGCAGATTGGCCATTCATTTTGGCACTTCTTCCGTGGCTTATAATAGCGGTACCTATTTTATATTCGAAACAAAAATCGATGAATCTACTAGCTTTGAATGAAACTGTGGCAAAAGGATTAGGTGTTTCGATTAAGCGAGATCGCATACTATTACTAATTATCGCCGTAGCATTAGCAGCCTCAGCCGTTTCCGTTGTAGGAAGTATTAGTTTTATCGGATTAATTGCACCTCATATTGCAAAACAATTGGTCGGTTCAAAACATCAAAACTTTTTGTTTTTGTCACCCCTAATCGGTGCGGCAATATTAGTTTTTGCTGATACAATTGGTAGAATCATTTACAGTGAGGCAACTATTCCAGCTGGAATTATCGTTGCTATTATAGGAGCACCGTATTTCTTATACTTATTAAGAAAAAAGGTATGA
- a CDS encoding FecCD family ABC transporter permease, with translation MKASYSVISKMLLSLIVLILIILVALGFGAANTSFQDLYEAIIAKSGGSYYEILREIRIPRVIAAFFVGAALAVAGAIMQGMTRNPLADPGLLGLTSGANLALALVLAFIPGLPFLMLMLSCFIGAAIGMLIVFGIGVSSKNGLSPLKLVLAGAAVSLFLQAISDGIGIVFNVSKNISMWTAGGLIGTTWPTLIIVPFIIVGLVIAIIYSKQLTLLSLNEELAIGLGQKTKVIKSLLMLIVIILAGAAVALIGSLSFIGLFIPHIVRKIVGADYRFIIPMSIIVGGTFMIFTDFISRKIIAPFEIPVAALVALVGLPFFIYIVKKGGRTFFV, from the coding sequence ATGAAAGCATCTTATTCCGTTATAAGTAAAATGCTCCTATCATTAATTGTATTGATACTAATAATTTTAGTAGCATTGGGCTTTGGGGCAGCAAATACAAGTTTTCAAGATTTGTATGAAGCAATAATCGCAAAAAGCGGCGGCTCCTATTATGAAATTCTCAGAGAAATACGTATACCACGCGTCATCGCAGCATTTTTTGTAGGTGCAGCATTAGCAGTTGCTGGTGCAATCATGCAAGGAATGACGAGAAATCCGCTTGCCGATCCAGGGTTACTCGGGTTAACTTCGGGTGCTAATCTAGCTCTTGCATTGGTTTTAGCTTTTATACCTGGCCTCCCGTTTTTAATGCTTATGCTAAGTTGTTTTATCGGTGCAGCAATTGGGATGTTAATTGTCTTTGGTATAGGTGTTTCTTCCAAAAACGGTCTATCTCCTCTAAAACTTGTTTTAGCAGGGGCGGCCGTTTCTCTGTTTCTACAAGCAATTTCAGACGGAATTGGCATCGTTTTTAATGTCTCTAAAAACATTAGCATGTGGACTGCTGGTGGTTTAATCGGTACAACATGGCCTACTTTGATCATCGTTCCTTTCATTATTGTTGGACTAGTTATTGCTATTATATATAGTAAACAATTAACGTTACTTAGTTTAAATGAAGAATTAGCAATAGGGCTTGGACAAAAAACAAAAGTAATCAAATCGCTTTTAATGTTAATTGTCATTATATTAGCTGGTGCAGCCGTTGCATTAATAGGGAGTTTATCTTTCATCGGCCTATTTATTCCCCATATCGTTCGTAAAATCGTTGGTGCAGATTACCGATTCATCATACCGATGTCCATTATTGTCGGAGGAACATTTATGATTTTCACAGACTTTATTAGCCGGAAAATTATTGCTCCATTTGAAATACCTGTAGCTGCATTAGTAGCATTAGTTGGTTTACCTTTCTTCATATATATAGTAAAGAAAGGTGGTCGTACTTTCTTTGTATAA
- a CDS encoding ABC transporter substrate-binding protein, protein MKKRLIFIVAALMLVLAACGNEDSTKEETTKNDDTETSKTTSDTITYQSESGPIEVPANPQRVVVLSLYAGDLIQLGVNIVGADSWLKDNPNFAEGLANAEVIASDDYEKIIELDPDLIIGSVDVEDAAKLQEIAPTVLFTYGAVGYLEQHIEVAKVVNKEAEATAWVEDFKVRSQAVGEEIKEKYGEDVTVTVAGNYDKQISLFGDNWGRGTEIIYQAMGLKMPQSVEDVVLDPGYFTISEEVFGDYIGDFLVLNVVREGQDTTFLDSNWYNNIPAVKNGNVFYAEGPAFYYNDSYSLDYQLDFFKKSFLGN, encoded by the coding sequence ATGAAAAAACGGCTTATATTTATAGTAGCAGCTTTAATGCTTGTATTAGCAGCATGTGGAAATGAGGATTCAACTAAGGAAGAAACAACAAAAAATGACGATACAGAAACGTCTAAAACAACATCTGATACAATCACTTATCAATCAGAATCAGGTCCAATTGAAGTGCCCGCTAATCCTCAACGTGTAGTCGTTTTATCATTATACGCGGGAGATTTAATCCAATTAGGTGTTAATATTGTCGGCGCAGATTCTTGGTTAAAAGATAATCCAAACTTTGCTGAAGGGTTAGCAAATGCTGAAGTTATAGCAAGTGATGATTATGAAAAAATTATCGAACTTGACCCAGATTTAATTATTGGTTCAGTAGATGTGGAAGATGCTGCCAAGTTACAAGAAATTGCGCCAACAGTGTTATTTACATACGGTGCTGTAGGCTATCTAGAACAACATATTGAAGTTGCTAAAGTTGTTAATAAAGAAGCTGAAGCAACTGCTTGGGTAGAAGATTTTAAAGTACGTTCTCAAGCAGTAGGTGAAGAAATAAAAGAAAAATATGGTGAAGATGTAACGGTTACTGTAGCAGGAAACTATGATAAGCAAATCTCTTTATTCGGAGATAACTGGGGACGTGGAACGGAAATTATATACCAAGCGATGGGCTTGAAAATGCCCCAATCTGTAGAAGATGTGGTACTTGACCCAGGTTATTTTACAATTTCAGAAGAAGTATTTGGTGACTATATTGGTGATTTCTTAGTACTAAACGTGGTTAGAGAAGGTCAAGATACTACATTTCTTGACTCAAACTGGTATAACAATATCCCGGCAGTAAAAAATGGCAATGTCTTTTATGCTGAAGGTCCCGCATTCTACTATAATGACTCCTATTCGTTAGATTACCAATTAGACTTCTTTAAAAAATCTTTTTTAGGTAACTAA
- a CDS encoding ABC transporter ATP-binding protein, whose amino-acid sequence MRMKVSNVEVGYDKKVIVNGLTIEIPDGKITTIIGSNGCGKSTLLKAMTRIIPYQKGQVLLDGADIQKRNTKEMAKELSILPQTQDSAVGLLVEELVSYGRFPYQSGFGNLKKEDKKIIEWAMKSTNVYEFKDDLVDELSGGQKQRVWIAMALAQNTDIIFLDEPTTYLDMAHQLEVLKLLQKLNVQENRTIVMVLHDLNHAARFSHFMIALENGSLIKSGTPEEVMTPEVLHKVFDIDAVICKDPRSNKPMCITYDLIKGE is encoded by the coding sequence ATGAGAATGAAGGTTAGTAACGTTGAAGTTGGTTACGACAAAAAAGTAATTGTTAACGGCTTAACAATTGAGATTCCTGATGGGAAGATTACCACAATTATAGGGTCAAATGGATGTGGAAAATCTACATTATTAAAAGCAATGACAAGAATTATTCCTTATCAAAAAGGACAAGTTTTGCTTGATGGAGCTGATATACAGAAGCGGAATACAAAAGAAATGGCAAAAGAACTATCAATACTACCACAAACGCAAGATAGTGCAGTTGGACTCTTAGTTGAAGAATTGGTCTCTTATGGACGTTTTCCATATCAATCAGGTTTTGGAAACTTGAAAAAAGAAGATAAGAAAATAATTGAGTGGGCAATGAAATCTACAAACGTTTATGAATTTAAAGATGACTTAGTAGATGAACTTTCAGGAGGACAAAAACAACGCGTTTGGATTGCGATGGCTCTGGCACAAAATACAGACATAATTTTTTTAGATGAGCCTACAACATATTTAGACATGGCACACCAACTCGAAGTGTTAAAACTGTTACAAAAGTTAAATGTACAAGAAAATCGAACAATTGTTATGGTGTTACATGATTTAAATCATGCGGCAAGATTTTCACATTTTATGATTGCTCTTGAAAATGGATCTTTAATAAAATCTGGAACGCCAGAAGAAGTGATGACACCAGAAGTTTTACATAAAGTCTTCGATATTGATGCCGTAATTTGTAAAGACCCTCGTTCAAACAAACCAATGTGTATTACATATGATCTTATAAAAGGAGAATAA